The Rhodothermales bacterium genome includes a region encoding these proteins:
- a CDS encoding twin-arginine translocation signal domain-containing protein, whose protein sequence is MDISRRDFLAAVTTTAGAATFVSALPRRQPDFAGEMSIQGVIDLILRDLPTDPIPETVDTVKIGDTRQSVSGIAVTFLATSAVIEAAAAQGANLIITHEPTFYNHLDETDWLKNNPVYDAKVSLIERHGVVVWRLHDHLHRTQQDDITHGVLRTLGWEAFASPEDNYLCKIPKSSLADLADFLKHRLGAQAVRTIGDPEMPCTGIGVLMGAWGGRRQIEYLSRADVDVVICGEAREWETTEYVRDANEHGMAKGLIVVGHALSEEPGMAWFSEWLRPRVPGVDVVHIPAGDPFRVV, encoded by the coding sequence ATGGATATTAGCCGCAGAGATTTTCTAGCTGCCGTGACCACTACGGCCGGAGCCGCAACCTTCGTCTCGGCGCTACCTCGCCGGCAGCCGGACTTCGCGGGCGAGATGAGCATCCAGGGAGTCATCGATCTCATTCTCCGCGATCTGCCAACGGATCCCATTCCAGAGACAGTCGATACAGTCAAAATCGGCGATACCAGGCAATCAGTATCTGGAATCGCCGTCACGTTCCTGGCTACGTCTGCCGTGATCGAGGCTGCGGCGGCACAGGGCGCTAACCTCATCATCACGCACGAACCAACCTTTTACAACCATCTCGATGAGACCGACTGGCTGAAGAACAATCCCGTGTACGATGCGAAGGTCAGCCTCATCGAGCGTCACGGCGTTGTGGTCTGGCGTCTTCACGACCACTTGCACCGCACGCAGCAAGACGACATTACACACGGCGTCCTTCGCACGCTTGGATGGGAGGCATTCGCGAGTCCGGAAGACAACTATCTGTGCAAGATCCCAAAGTCGAGTCTGGCCGATCTTGCGGACTTTCTAAAACACAGGCTCGGTGCACAAGCGGTTCGCACGATCGGAGATCCGGAGATGCCGTGCACAGGAATTGGTGTTCTCATGGGAGCCTGGGGTGGTCGACGGCAGATTGAATACCTGTCGCGCGCAGATGTAGACGTCGTCATATGTGGCGAAGCGCGTGAATGGGAGACCACGGAATATGTACGTGACGCCAATGAGCACGGGATGGCCAAAGGGCTTATCGTCGTCGGGCATGCGCTGAGCGAGGAGCCCGGCATGGCGTGGTTCTCCGAGTGGCTGCGACCACGAGTGCCGGGCGTTGACGTGGTGCACATCCCGGCGGGTGATCCATTTCGAGTTGTGTGA
- a CDS encoding DUF1624 domain-containing protein — protein MSSSASALSQPTSRIVSLDVFRGITIVGMILVNNPGSWSHVYPPLLHAKWHGWTPTDLVFPFFLFIVGVAVVLAFEKRLSQGVEARTLVPKLLRRSAVLFLLGLFLAGYPFFTFSPEFGLSSSLTSIRIPGVLQRIAVCYLVVSLLYLFTTTRTQVIISVVILLGYWLAMKVIPVPGYGAGLIDEPTATLSAYIDRLVFGQHLWAAVDHQWDPEGLLSTFPAIVTTFLGVWAGRILISPRETVDRAVTLFAYGVLLIIAGYIWSWFFPINKGIWTSSYVVFTGGQAFAFLALCYYFIDLRGYKGWSEPFVVYGVNAITVFVMSGVVARTLSLIKVGDISLSAFLYQNVFSAVLPPKPASLAYAIVWIVGWYLVLLVMYRRRIIIKI, from the coding sequence ATGTCATCATCAGCCTCGGCACTGTCTCAACCGACAAGCCGCATCGTTTCCCTGGACGTCTTCAGAGGCATCACGATCGTCGGCATGATCCTCGTGAACAATCCGGGGTCCTGGTCCCATGTGTATCCGCCCCTGCTCCACGCGAAGTGGCACGGCTGGACCCCGACGGACCTGGTCTTTCCCTTCTTCCTTTTCATCGTCGGCGTGGCTGTCGTTCTTGCTTTCGAGAAGCGACTGTCGCAGGGAGTAGAGGCCCGGACGCTGGTGCCGAAGCTGTTGCGGCGGTCGGCGGTTCTGTTCCTGCTCGGTCTCTTTCTGGCGGGTTATCCTTTCTTTACGTTTTCGCCAGAGTTCGGACTGTCGTCGTCCCTGACGAGTATTCGTATTCCGGGTGTCCTTCAGCGGATCGCGGTGTGCTATCTGGTCGTATCGCTCCTGTACCTGTTTACGACCACGCGGACGCAGGTGATCATCTCGGTGGTGATCCTGCTAGGCTATTGGCTAGCGATGAAAGTAATTCCGGTGCCGGGTTACGGCGCGGGACTGATCGATGAACCCACCGCGACACTGTCGGCCTATATCGACCGGTTGGTGTTCGGCCAACATCTCTGGGCGGCTGTGGATCATCAGTGGGATCCGGAGGGACTGCTGAGCACCTTTCCCGCCATCGTGACGACATTTCTCGGTGTGTGGGCAGGCCGCATTCTGATATCGCCACGGGAAACCGTGGACCGGGCCGTCACCCTCTTCGCATACGGTGTTCTGCTGATCATCGCAGGCTACATCTGGAGCTGGTTCTTCCCGATCAACAAGGGGATCTGGACCTCCTCGTATGTAGTGTTTACAGGTGGCCAGGCATTCGCTTTTCTGGCGTTGTGTTACTACTTCATTGATCTTAGAGGATACAAGGGCTGGTCCGAGCCGTTTGTCGTGTATGGCGTTAACGCCATCACGGTCTTCGTGATGAGTGGTGTTGTGGCGAGGACGCTGTCACTGATCAAGGTGGGAGATATTTCGTTAAGTGCCTTCCTGTATCAGAACGTGTTTTCGGCGGTTCTACCTCCGAAACCGGCATCGCTCGCGTACGCCATCGTCTGGATCGTGGGGTGGTATCTGGTGCTGCTGGTTATGTATCGTCGTCGGATTATCATCAAGATTTGA
- a CDS encoding bifunctional acetate--CoA ligase family protein/GNAT family N-acetyltransferase, with protein sequence MDKHYLGPMFSPQSVALIGASDREGTLGTFVYRNILSAGFKGPVYPVNPKRDKIGDVTCYPSIEDVPEVVDLAVIATPAATVPNIIHQCGEQGVGAAIVMSAGFSELEGVGKSREQALLAEARRYNLRILGPNCLGLIRPSMGLNATFSNNTAREGSLALVSQSGALCTAILDWAVDRGIGFSAMVSMGGMADVDFGDVLDYLALDPKTSSILLYVEGVRNSRSFMSGLRVAARLKPVIVIKAGRHEEGSRAAMSHTGSLVGGDDVFDAALQRAGVVRVMTVEQLFSAAQLLSTSHRVRGDRLAIVTNAGGPGVLATDRAIDLGISLAELSPDAMEGLDKMLPEHWSRGNPVDILGDASPERYHDAVALCLADPNVDGVLAMLTPQAMTNPLDAAQSVVAASEGIDKPLLATWLGEHQVKEGWAYFAKHDVPVFPSPEASVEAFAYLARYHRNQKLLLQTPSPLHEKNEPDLDGARLIIEGALVEGRDLLTTMEAKALLTAFRIPVARGLEARSAGEALVAAENLGFPVVMKISSPDISHKSDVSGVRLNIANARAVRGAYQDLVESVQKIRPDATIEGVTVEKMYDRSHGRELLVGIARDPVFGPILAFGAGGTAVEVIRDRAVALPPVNSFIIDDLIQKTKIHKLLGAYRNLPAAKMSSLQQILGRVSEMACELPQIQELDINPLMLDPEGAMALDVRISIGNVTPHLDRYHHMAVHPYPVHLASTVQLSDGTDVIIRPIRPEDAEIEHAFVRDLSQEAKYFRFMRRLQELTPEMLIRFTQIDYDRELALIAVVTEDDKEEQIAVGRYSMLPDGKSCEFALVVADSWQRKGIGSGIMIRLMESARNRGFRLMEGLILTDNQPMLDLAKHLGFRIEASDDGPGVRSAVKML encoded by the coding sequence ATGGACAAGCATTATCTCGGGCCCATGTTCTCGCCGCAAAGTGTGGCGCTCATCGGTGCCAGTGATCGAGAAGGAACGCTCGGAACGTTCGTCTACAGAAATATTCTTTCCGCCGGATTCAAGGGCCCGGTGTATCCCGTTAACCCCAAGCGCGACAAGATCGGCGATGTAACCTGCTATCCGTCCATCGAAGACGTCCCGGAAGTCGTGGACCTGGCGGTAATCGCCACGCCGGCTGCAACCGTTCCGAACATCATTCATCAGTGCGGTGAACAGGGGGTGGGAGCCGCCATCGTGATGTCGGCCGGGTTTTCGGAGCTGGAGGGTGTCGGGAAGTCGAGGGAGCAGGCACTGCTTGCGGAGGCCCGTCGCTACAATCTCAGGATTCTCGGACCGAACTGCCTTGGCCTCATACGGCCGTCGATGGGACTGAATGCAACGTTCAGCAACAATACGGCCAGGGAAGGATCCCTGGCGCTTGTCTCACAGTCGGGCGCCCTCTGCACGGCCATTCTCGACTGGGCGGTCGATCGCGGGATCGGGTTTTCCGCCATGGTGTCGATGGGCGGCATGGCAGACGTGGATTTTGGTGACGTGCTGGACTATCTCGCCCTCGACCCCAAGACATCCAGTATCCTGCTGTATGTAGAAGGCGTCCGAAATTCCCGCAGCTTCATGAGTGGATTGCGGGTTGCGGCCCGCCTGAAGCCCGTGATCGTGATCAAGGCCGGCCGTCACGAGGAAGGTTCGCGGGCGGCCATGTCGCACACCGGATCCCTCGTTGGAGGAGACGACGTATTCGATGCCGCACTGCAGCGGGCAGGTGTAGTTCGGGTGATGACCGTCGAGCAGTTGTTCTCCGCCGCTCAGCTGCTGTCGACGAGTCACAGGGTGCGCGGCGATCGGCTCGCGATCGTTACGAACGCTGGAGGGCCCGGTGTTCTGGCAACCGACCGCGCAATCGATCTGGGAATTTCTCTGGCCGAACTCTCGCCGGATGCCATGGAAGGGCTCGACAAGATGCTGCCCGAACACTGGTCGAGAGGCAACCCTGTTGATATTCTGGGAGACGCTTCTCCGGAGCGATACCACGATGCGGTCGCACTGTGCCTTGCAGATCCGAACGTGGACGGTGTGCTGGCGATGTTGACACCGCAGGCGATGACGAATCCGCTGGATGCAGCGCAGTCAGTCGTTGCGGCGAGCGAAGGCATCGACAAGCCGCTCCTGGCCACGTGGTTGGGAGAGCATCAGGTCAAGGAAGGGTGGGCGTATTTCGCGAAGCACGATGTACCGGTGTTTCCGAGTCCGGAAGCATCCGTCGAGGCGTTCGCCTATCTCGCTCGCTATCATCGCAACCAGAAGCTGCTGCTTCAAACGCCGTCACCACTGCACGAAAAAAACGAACCGGACCTGGACGGAGCACGACTCATCATCGAGGGAGCTCTCGTCGAGGGCCGCGATCTGCTGACCACGATGGAGGCAAAGGCGCTCCTGACGGCGTTTCGGATTCCGGTCGCCCGGGGATTGGAGGCACGCTCAGCCGGCGAGGCGCTCGTGGCCGCTGAGAACCTGGGCTTTCCGGTCGTGATGAAAATCAGCTCGCCCGACATATCCCACAAATCGGACGTATCGGGCGTGCGGCTCAACATCGCCAACGCACGAGCCGTTCGAGGCGCCTATCAGGATCTCGTCGAGAGTGTTCAGAAGATTCGGCCGGACGCCACCATCGAAGGGGTCACGGTGGAAAAGATGTATGACCGGTCGCACGGTCGCGAACTGCTCGTCGGCATTGCACGCGACCCGGTATTCGGACCGATCCTGGCCTTCGGCGCGGGAGGCACGGCCGTTGAAGTGATTCGGGATCGCGCCGTGGCACTTCCGCCCGTGAACTCATTCATCATTGATGATCTGATCCAGAAGACAAAGATCCACAAGTTGCTGGGAGCCTACCGCAACCTGCCGGCTGCAAAGATGTCGTCGCTTCAGCAGATACTGGGACGCGTATCGGAAATGGCCTGCGAGCTACCGCAAATTCAGGAGCTGGATATCAATCCTCTGATGCTTGACCCCGAAGGCGCGATGGCTCTCGACGTGCGGATCTCGATCGGAAACGTCACACCGCACCTGGATCGCTATCACCACATGGCCGTGCATCCGTATCCGGTCCACCTGGCCAGTACCGTTCAGTTGAGCGACGGGACGGACGTGATCATACGGCCGATACGGCCGGAGGACGCCGAGATTGAACACGCGTTTGTTCGCGATCTGTCACAGGAGGCCAAGTACTTCCGCTTCATGCGTCGGCTGCAGGAGCTGACGCCCGAAATGTTGATCCGCTTCACGCAGATCGACTACGATCGCGAACTGGCGCTGATCGCGGTTGTCACCGAAGACGACAAGGAAGAACAGATTGCGGTCGGACGTTACTCTATGCTGCCGGACGGCAAGAGCTGCGAGTTTGCGCTCGTCGTTGCCGACTCCTGGCAGCGAAAGGGAATCGGTTCGGGGATCATGATCCGGCTGATGGAGTCGGCTCGGAATCGGGGTTTTCGTTTAATGGAGGGACTGATCTTGACGGACAACCAGCCGATGCTGGATCTGGCGAAACACCTCGGCTTCCGCATTGAGGCCTCGGACGATGGGCCGGGCGTGAGGTCTGCCGTCAAGATGCTCTAG
- a CDS encoding DUF885 family protein produces the protein REVVGFTEDEDPPIVGDPIGADGLRADLHHEMIQYGAAELVEIADLEFAWCEREMRAASNELGYGDDWKAALEHVKTLHVAPGAQPELVRQLAHEAVDFLRENDLLTIPPLAEEVWRMTMLSPERQKVAPFFLGGEVVQVSYPTSEMAHADKLMSMRGNNIHFSRAVVHHELIPGHHLQGFMTSRYNTHRKAFRTPFWTEGWALYWEMILWDKDFPQSAEDRIGMLFWRMHRAARIIFSLRFHLGTMTPQEAIDFLVDEVGHERASATAEVRRSFNGTYPPLYQAAYMLGGLQIRALHDELVGGGRMSNRAFHDAILQGGTMPIEMVRARLLDTAPARDFQASWRFYGNPLDK, from the coding sequence GAAGAGAAGTGGTCGGATTCACCGAGGATGAGGATCCGCCCATCGTGGGCGACCCGATCGGTGCGGACGGGCTCAGGGCCGATCTTCACCATGAGATGATACAGTACGGGGCCGCGGAGTTAGTAGAGATTGCGGATCTCGAATTTGCGTGGTGTGAACGAGAAATGCGAGCCGCCTCAAACGAGCTGGGCTACGGTGATGATTGGAAAGCGGCGCTCGAGCACGTCAAGACACTGCACGTGGCACCGGGCGCTCAGCCCGAACTCGTTCGGCAGTTGGCGCACGAAGCTGTCGACTTCCTTCGGGAAAACGATCTCCTGACTATTCCACCGCTTGCGGAGGAGGTCTGGCGGATGACGATGCTTTCTCCCGAGCGGCAGAAGGTGGCTCCCTTCTTTCTGGGTGGAGAAGTCGTGCAAGTATCGTATCCGACGAGTGAAATGGCTCACGCCGACAAGCTCATGTCGATGCGCGGTAACAATATTCACTTCTCTCGTGCCGTCGTCCATCATGAACTCATTCCGGGCCATCACTTGCAAGGGTTCATGACAAGCCGGTACAACACACATCGCAAGGCATTCCGGACACCGTTCTGGACAGAGGGATGGGCTTTGTACTGGGAGATGATCCTGTGGGATAAGGACTTTCCACAGTCGGCTGAGGATCGCATCGGCATGCTCTTCTGGAGAATGCACCGCGCGGCCAGAATCATCTTCTCACTTCGCTTCCACCTCGGCACCATGACTCCGCAGGAAGCGATCGACTTTCTGGTCGACGAGGTGGGGCACGAGCGGGCGAGCGCTACTGCAGAAGTGAGGCGCTCCTTCAACGGGACGTATCCCCCCTTGTATCAGGCAGCATACATGCTCGGTGGATTGCAGATACGCGCTTTGCACGACGAGTTAGTGGGCGGCGGTCGAATGAGCAATCGAGCTTTCCACGATGCGATTCTCCAGGGCGGGACGATGCCGATCGAAATGGTGCGGGCGCGACTGCTGGACACCGCACCGGCGCGCGATTTTCAGGCTAGCTGGAGATTCTACGGAAACCCGCTCGACAAATGA